CTTCCCCCTGAGGTAAAACACCCCTTTTCTGAGGTAAAAATCCACTTTTCTGAGGTAAAACCTTCCCCCTGAGGTAAAACACCCCTTTCCTGAGGTAAAAATCCGCTTTCCTGAGATAAAAACTTCTCCCCTGAGATAAAACACCCCTTTCCTGAGGTAAGAATCCACTTTTCTGAGGTAAAACCTTTAAACCTTTCCCCTGAGATAAAACACCTCTCTCCTGAGGTAAAAATCCACTTTCCTGAGGTAAAAATTCACTTTCCTGAGGTAAAACCTTCCCCCCTGGGGTAAAACACCCCTTTCCTGAGGTAAAAATCCACTTTtctgagggaagaaaaaccttttttgaGGTAAAAAACCCTTCCCTGAGGGGAGAAATGCTCTTTCCTGAGGTAAAACCCTTTTCTATGAGGTAAAATTTACCTTTCCTGAGGTAAGAACCCACTTTTCTGAGGTAAAACCTTCCCCCTGAGGTAAAACATGTGTTTCCTGAAGTGTGAAATGCTCTTTCATGAGGTAAAACCCTCTTCTGTGAGgtaaaattcatattttctgAGGTAAAAACCCCTTTTCTGAGGTAAAATCCTCCTCCCTGAGGtgaaaatttctctttcctgaGGTAAAACCCCCCTTTGTAAGGCAAAATTTACCTTTCCTGAGgtaaaaaatatcctttttccTGATGTAAAACCTCCCTCCGTGGAGTCAGGATCCCTTTTTGGACAAGTAATCGTCCTTTTGTGAGGaattttcccccctccctgaagtaaaactccttttttttgaGGCAAAAACTCTCTTTTTTGGGGTATAAAACCTTCATTTGgaggaaaaactttttttttgagaagccCTTTCATGAGGTAAATCTcccttttcctaaggaaaattcccccccctctttttttttttaactcaaaaccctctggggttttttaaagagagagaccctctttttttggggtgattATCCCTTTTCCAGGGATAATTGTGTTCTTTCTTGAGAacaacccccctccccagggggTAAATGTCCCTTTTCCCGAGGTAAAACTCACCTCTTTTGAGGCAAAAATCCCCCTTTTTTGAGGGGAAACCTCCTTCTTTCTTAGGAAATGTCCCTTTTCCTGAGGTAAAACCTCCTTTTTTGAGAACATTTCTACACCCCGAGGTGAAATAttccttttccagggaaaaaacctctagttttttgagaaaaaaattattttttttaagaaaaccctttttcccacttttaaaattttttcctttttagaggtaaaccctcctttttttttttttaataaaaacttgcttttttgaggaaaatcctctcttttttttttttttgagataaaCATACCCTTTCCATGTGCAAACTTTCCTTTGAGCAGCACCCCCTCATCTTTGAGGCAAATCCTTTTTCTGGATGAAAACACGTAAATTTTTGAGGTAAATATCCCTTTCcgtgagggaaaaaaaaatcattttttgaTGGTACTTCCCCTCCGAGACAAATATCCCTTTTCcagaggcaaaaaaacccctctttttGAGGTAAATCCCTCCTTTTTCTGAAGAACCCTCCCTGAGGTAAAATTCGCCTTTTTTGAGGGAAATTCCCTCCTTCTCcgcccccctttttttttttttgaaggaaacaCAGTTTGCTTATTTGACTGAAAACACTTCTCTTTTTTGATAGCAAAAACTTTATTGAGACGAACATCCCTTTTCCTGAGGACAAAACCTCTTTCTGAGGAAAccaccccccccctccctgAGGCAAATCCCCCTTTTCCAGAGGAAAACCGGCCTTTTGTGAGGGAAAACCCCAACGTTTCTTCGATCGCAATCCCTTTTCCCTGAGGTGACACCCGCCGCTCTCAGCCGGGCTCGGGGCGGCTCTGGGCTCATGGGGGGTCCTAaagcccgcccggccccgcggggccgaGCCCGGGTCCTAAAGCCCGCCCGGTGGGTCCCAGTCTCGGTCCCGGGTCCTAAAGCCCGCCCGGTGGGTCCCAGTCTCGGTCCCGGGTCCTAAAGCCCGCCCAGGGGGTCCCAGTCTCGGTCCCGGGTCCTAAACCCGCCCGGCACTGGGGCTGAGGCCGGGGCCGGGTCCTAAAGCCCGCCCGGTGGGTCCCAGTCCCGGTCCCGGGTCCTAAAGCCCGCCCGGTGGGTCCCAGTCCCGGTCCCGGGTCCTAAAGCCCGCCCGGCGGGCCCAGTCTCGGTCCTGGGGCTGAGGCCGGGTCCTAAAGCCCGCCCGAGACCGGGGCTGAGGCCGGGGCCGGGTCCTAAAGCCCGCCCGGCGGGTCCCAGTCTCGGTCCTGGGACTGAGGCCGGGTCCTAAAGCCCACCCGGCGGGTCCCAGTCCCGGTCCCTAAAGCCCACCCGGCGggtcccagtcccagtcccgGGTCCTAAAGCCCGCCCGGTGGGTCCCAGTCCCGGTCCCGGGTCCCAAAGCCCCCCCGGCGGGTCCCAGTCCCGGTCCCAGTTTCGGTCCCGGGTCCTAAAGCCCTCCCGGCGGGTCCCAGTCTCCGTCCTGGGACTGAGGCCGGGTCCGGGTCCTAAAGCCCGCCCGGTGGGTCCCAGTCCCGGTCCCGGGTCCCAAAGCCCGCCCGGTGGGTCCCAGTCCCGGTCCCGGGTCCTAAAGCCCGCCCGGTGGGTCCCAGTCCCGGTCCCTAAAGCCCGCCCGGCGGGTCCCAGTCTCGGTCCCTAAAGCCCGCCCGGTGGGTCCcagtcccggtcccggtccctAAAGCCCGCCCGGCGGGTCCCAGTCCCGGTCCCTAAAGCCCGCCCGACGGGTCCCAGTCCCGGTCCCGGGTCCTAAAGCCCGCCCGGCGGGTCCCAGTCCCGGTCCCGGGTCCCAAAGCCCGCCCGGCgggtcccggtcccggtcccagAGCTCCCCCGCTGCCGGTCCCGGAGCCCTCCGGCCGGTGCCGCTCCCCTGCCCGCGGTGCCCGTGCCCGGTCAGACGCCCCCGGCCCAGCCCATCTCGTCCGCCAGCTCCTCCTCGGGCGGCGGCCGCAGCGGCTCCTCGTCGCTGTACACGGCGGGCGCGGGcgcgggcggggcccggcggcggGTCAGCAGGTCGGCGGCCGCGCTCTCCATCTCGTCCATGGTCATGTCACACGCGTCCGCGATCTCCCGCTTGGCCACCGCCACGAACTTGGGGTCGCGGGCGAACAGCCCGAGCCCCTCCGAGATCAGCACCTGGGCGGGGGGCGGAGGGGGCGGCGCTGGCACCGGCGCGGGGCGGTCCCGCGTGTccccccccgtgtcccaccGTGTCCCCCCGGGTGTCCCCCCGGGTGTCCCCCCGCCTGTCCCCCCGGGTGTCCCCCCGCCTGTCCCTCCGTGTCCCCCCGGGTGTCCCCCCGCCTGTCCCTCCGTGTCCCCGTGTGTGTCCCCCCGCCTGTCCCCCCGCCTGTCCCCCCGCCTGTCCCCCCGCGTGTCCCCCCGCCTGTCCCCCCGCGTGTCCCACCGGGTCCCCCCGCGTGTCCCACCGGGTCCCCCCGCCTGTCCCCCGCGTGtccccctgcctgtccccccgCCTGTCCCGCCGTGTCCCCCCGCCTGTCCCGCCTGTCCCCCCGcctgtcccccccatgtccccccccgtgtccccccgccTGTCCCGCCGCGTCCCCCCCTCGCTCGAAGCCTCCCCTTTGTGTGGGGTGTCCCCTTCGTGCGTCTCCCCTCGCTCAGGGCCGTCCCCGGGCTGTCAGCCGAGCTGCAGCAGGGTCCCTGTCCCGTgtgcccccctccatctccccgctgtccccccgtgtcccaccCCAAGCCAAGCCACGGCCCCACCTGTGTCCCCCTATGTTCCCAGcgtcccccctgtccccctgtgtcACTCACGGCCTCCACCAGGCTGTCCACAGACCCCCggggtgtcccctgtcccatgtcTCAtgtcccccctctcccccctgtccccccatgtCACTCACAGCCTCCACCAGGCTGTCCACAGACCCCCGGGATGTCCCATGTCTCtcctgtcccccctgtcccccctgtcccccgtGTCACTCACAGCCTCCACCAGGCTGTCCACAGACCCCCggagtgtccctgtcccctgtcccatgtcccccctgtcccctgtcccccctatcacccctgtcccccctgtccccctgtgtcACTCACGGCCTCCACCAGGCTGTCCGCAGACCCCCAGGGtatccctgtcccctgtcccccctgtcccccctgtcccctctcccatgtcccccccgtccccccgGTCACTCACGGCCTCCACCAGGCTGTCTGCAGACCCccggggtgtccctgtcccctgtcccccctatcccatgtcccctgtcccctgtcccccctgtccccctgtgtcACTCACGGCCTCCACCAGGCTGTCCGCAGAGCCccggggtgtccctgtcccccatgtcccctgtcccctctcccccctgtcccctggTCACTCACGGCCTCCACCAGGCTGTCCGCAGACCCccggggtgtccctgtcccccctgtcccctgtcccccctgtcccccctgtcccctggTCACTCACGGCCTCCACCAGGCTGTCCGCAGACCCccggggtgtccctgtcccctctcccctgtcccctgtcccccctgtcccctgtcccccggTCACTCACGGCCTCCACCAGGCTGTCCGCAGACCCccggggtgtccctgtcccccatgtcccctgtcccctgtcccccctgtcccccgtCCCCCGGTCACTCACGGCCTCCACCAGGCTGTCCGCAGAGCCCCTGGCCAGCGCGTCGCGGGGGTCGCAGGGCCGCAGGCGCAGGGGCGCGGGGGGGAACCAGCGGTTGAGGGGGGGGAGGctgccccccgcgccccccccccgccgccccctccaCCAGGATGAGGGGCGCGTACAGGACGTGCccgcgggccggggccgcccaGGCCTGCGAGGAGCCCCCCAGGCGCCAGGTCTCGGAGCTGCCGTAGCcctggggggcagaggggggtcAGCGGGGGGGTGACACTGTGTGACACCcccttccctgtgtccccccccgtGTGTCCTCCCCAGCGGTACCtgcgggcgggcggggccgggggggcccgAGGGGTTGTAGGTGCCCGGGATGGGCTCGTCCTCGCAGCTGCCCTGGCGCCGCAGGCACTGGATGGTGAACGAGGGCTTCCGGCCTGGGGGGCACCGCAGGGTCACCGCAGGGTCaccccccgggcagggacccTCTGGGACACCCTCAGGGTCaccccccgggcagggacccGCTGGGGTATCCACAGGGTCACCCCCCGGGTAGGGACCCTCTGGGACACCCACAGGGTCACCCCTGGCCTGGGGGGCACCGCAGGGTCACCCGCAGGGTcacccccgggcagggaccTTCTGGGACACCCGCAGGGTCATCTCTGCTCAGGGACCCTCTGGGGCACCCACAGGGTCACCCCTGGTCAGGGACCCGCTGGGGCACCCGCAGGGTCACCCCCTGCTCAGGGACCTGCTAAGACACCCACAGGGTCACCCCCCCCTGCTCAGGGACACTCTGGGACACCGGGCAGGGTCACCCCCGGCCTGGGGGACACCCGCAGGGTCaccccccgggcagggacccTCTGGGGGCACCCACAGGGTCACCCCCCAGTCAGAGACCTTCTGGGACACCCACAGGGTCACCCCCCCGGGCCAAAGCCCCTCAGGCCCGGGGGGCACCGGGCAGGGTCCCCCCCAGGCCCAGGGACCCTCTGGAGCAGCGGGCAGGGTCAcccatcccctccccagcccccggGACCTTCCCGGGCTCCCACCCGGGgtcaccccccagcccccggaCCCTCCCGGGCTACCGGGGGGTCCTTCAGCTTGCCCGGACACGGGGGTCTCACTGGAAgccccccccggtgccccccctCCCGTACCggcgggggtggggggcaggAGGCGGCGCCGTTTCAGTTGTTGCCCCCTCGCGGAGCGCGAAGTGTCGGGGGGGCAACGGCAGCGACcccccccggggcagctccatcccccagCGCGGGGGGCCCGGCGgcctggggggacacggggggggtcAGACAGGGgggggacagcacagggacccccccgGGGCACATCCACCCCCCCCGTTCCAGGGGTCCCGGCGgcctggggggacaggggggggtCAGGACGGgggggacagcacagggacccccccgGGGCACCTCCATCCCCCCCGTTCCAGGGGTCCCATGgcctggggggacacgggggggtcAGACAGGGGGTGAgagcacagggacccccccgGGGCACCCCCATCCCCCCCGTTCCAGGGGTCCCACGGCCTGGCCCGGAGACAGAGTCAGGGGCTGCCGGACCCCCCCCCCGGTCCCAGGGCCCCCCCGGACGGGGATGTCCCCCCCCGCTCGGGGAGTCCGGTACCTGTCCCCGGCCcagcgggggcggggcgggccgcGCGCTCTCCAGGTCCTCGTCGTGGCTGATgtccccccccgtgtccccccccggCTCCTCCGCGTCCTCCGGGGGGGCTTCCTCATCCTGCTCCCCCCTTCGGAGCGGCGCCTGCAACAGAGCCGTGGGGACCCCCCGTCCAACCCACCCCCCGGACCCCCGTGTCGGGGTGTCCCCACCCCCCCCTCAGTGACCCCCGTGTCggggtgtccccagttccccccccccagggacccccatgTCGGGGTGTCCCCGGGGTGCCCTCGGCCCCCTCCCGACCCCCCCCAGCCGTAcctgctcctcctccacccccccctccaacccccaggacccccaatTTTGGGGTACACTCCCCCAGCCGTACCTGCTCCCCCGacaccccccgggacccccaatTTTGGGGTGCCCCCAGCCGTACCtgctcccctccacccccccctCCATTCCCGGGACCCCCAATTTTGGGGTGCCCCCCCAGCCGTACCTGCTCCCCCGacaccccccgggacccccaatTTTGGGGTACACTCCCCCCAGCCGTACCTGCTTCCCAGACacccccccctccacccccgggacccccaatTTTGGGGTGCCCCCACCCCCAGCCGTACCTGCCgtgggcggggggcgcgggctCCTCCCcctcggggggggcggggctgggggcggggggcgcgtCCCCGAGCAGGGGGGAGTTGGGGGCGGAGCCATAGAGGGTCTCGGGGGCCTGTGGAGAGGGGCGGGGTCAGTGGGCGTGGCCACGGGACAGGTGTGAGTGGTGGGTGTGGCCACGGGGGTGTGTGGCATGAGGACAGGTGAGAGTGGTGGGTGTGGTCACAGCACATGTGTGTCCAGTGGGTGTGGCCATGGACAGGTGTGCCCGGTGGGCGTGGTCATAGCACAGGTGTGCCCGGTGGGTGTAGCCATGGACAGGTGTGCCTGGTGGCCATGGACAGGTGTGCCCGGTGGGCGTGGTCACAGCACCAGTGCCCAGTGGGCATGGCCATGGACAGGTGTGCCTGATGGCCATGGACAGGTGTGCCCGGTGGGCGTGGTCACAGCACAGGTGTGCCTGGTGGGTGTGGTTACAGCACAGGTGTGCCCGGTGGGTGTGGTTACAGCACAGGTGTTGCTCGATGGGCGTGGCCATAGACAAGTGGCCATGCTCAGTGGCATAGTCACAGCACAGGTGTGCCTGGTGGGTGTGCCATGGACAGGTGTGCTCGGTAGGCGTGGCCATGGACAGGTGTGCCCAGTAAGTGTGACCATGGACAGGTGTGCCAGTGGCTGTGGCCATGGACAGGTGTGCCCAGTAAGTGTGACCATGGACAGGTGGTGCCCAGTTGGGTGTTGGCCATAGACAGGTGTGCCCGGGGGCGTGGCCACGGACAGGTTGTGCCCGGGGGCGTGTCCCTGTACAGGTGTGCCCGGGGCGTGTCCCTGTACAGGTGTGCCCGTGGGCGTGGCCGGGGCTCACCGCGTAGGTGAGTGGCTCCTCCGCGGGGGCGTCGCCGCCCTCGTCCCCCTCCAGGTCACTCAGCGCCCGGCGCATCTCGGGGCCCAGCGCCTGCAGCGTCTGCAGCCCGgcctggggacacgggggggtcACTGCTGGCACCGGTGACCCCCGGTGACCCCCGGTgaccccccggccccccggggGTCCCACCTGCAGGGCGCTCTCGTTGCTGGGGGCGGCGCTGGGGCCCAGCATCCCCCGCTCCTTCCGCCGGCGGAACTTGCGGAAATAGTCCTGGATCAGGAAGGTGGCGTAGAACTTCCCCACGGTGACTTCCTCCtctggggggcacggggggtcaGGGGGCTCccgggggggtcggggggggtcAGGGTGGGGGGCTCGGACCTCACGCACCCTCGGGCGGGGGGATGACCTCGTCCAGCAGCTTCGGCTTCGTCCTCTTCCAGATCTTCTTGACCACGGCCCGGAGCTCCTTGTTGGCCACATCCAGGttccctggagggacaggagggacagCCAGGACAGTCACCCCGGGACTGTcaccccccaggacccccccgggacccccccgggcccccccagctcccaaCCTTCCGTCTTGATCTTGAGGGAGGTGCGGACGAGCGCGAAGAGCGTCGCGTTGAAGGTGACGGTCCCGTCCGAGTTTGAGGGGCATGTCATGGCCACCAGGCGCTGGGGGGGGATGAGGGAGGGTAAACTCGGGTGCCCCCCGCCCGGGACCACCCCGGGagccccccccgggcccccccaggagcccccGGACCTTGCAGGCCACGCGGTGGGGGCAGAGCTTCCCGAAGCCAGCGGGGGCTGGATCCGGCGCAGCAGCGTCACAACGTCCAGGTGCTTGATGCGGCCCCTGGGGGGGTCGGGGGTCAGAGGTCAGGGTCacggggggtcaggggggtcacgggggggacggggggacaGTGACCCACTTGGCAGCCGGGTCGTACTCGGACCACACGCGCTTGAACTCGTCCAGGTGGTGCGGGCCCAGGATGGACCAGTCGCGCGTCAGGTAATCGAAGTTGTCCATGATGACGGCCACGAACAGGTTGATGATCTGGGGGGCAAAGGGGGGCTCCTGAggggcgggcagggctggggggcagggctgggggtgtggggcagggCTGGACTGTGGGGCAGGACTGGGGGGCAGGGCTGGActgtggggcagggctggggggccagggctggggtgtggggcagggctgggggccagggctgggggtcagggcagggctgtgggccagggctggggtgtggggcagggctgtggggcaggtctggggggcagggctgggggtgtggggcagtgaTTGCTGTGGGGCAGTGGTGCCGAGGGTCAGTGGTGCTGTGGGGCAATGGTGCCATGGGCAGTGGTACTGTGGGGCAGTGTCAGGGTGTGGCAGTGCCCAGGTGTGGCAGTGTGACCATGGGCAGTGTCAGGGTGTGGCAGTGTCGGGGTGTGGCAGTGCCCGGGTGGGGCAGTGTCGGGGTGTGGCACTGTCTGGGTGTGGCAGTGTTGGGTGTGGCAGTGTCAGGGTGTGGCAGTTTCAGGTGTGGCACTGTTGGGTGTGGCACTGTTGGGTGTGGCAGTGCCCGGGTGTGGCAGTGTCAGGGTGTGGCAGTGTCAGGGTGTGGCAGTTTCAGGTGTGGCACTGTTGGGTGTGGCACTGTTGGGTGTGGCAGTGCCAGGTGTGGCACTGTCAGGGTGTGGCAGTGCCCAGGTGTGGCACTGTTGGGTGTGGCACTGTTGGGTGTGCAGTGCCAGGTGTGGCACTGTTGGGTGTGGCAGTGCCCAGGTGTGGCACTGTTGGGTGTGGCACTGTTGGGTGTGGCAGTGCCAGGTGTGGCCGGGCGGGTCCCTCACCAGGAAGGCGCAGAGCATGAAGAAGCTGATGAAATAGGCGATGGCGAAGTTGCTGCCGCAGGTGAACTCCTCCCCCGGCTCCGCGTCCGACTCGGGGTCGCAGCGTTTGCCCGGCAGGCTGGCCAGCATGATCTCCTGCCACGCCTCCCCCGTGGCACACCTGAACCCCCCCCGGGCACACCTGAGCCCACAGGTACACCTGAACCCACAGGTACACCTGAACCCCCCAGGCTGGCCAGCATGATCTCCTGCCACGCCTCCCCGTGGCACACCTGAGCCCACAGGTACACCTGAACCCC
This is a stretch of genomic DNA from Pseudopipra pipra isolate bDixPip1 unplaced genomic scaffold, bDixPip1.hap1 HAP1_SCAFFOLD_530, whole genome shotgun sequence. It encodes these proteins:
- the LOC135408617 gene encoding LOW QUALITY PROTEIN: voltage-dependent L-type calcium channel subunit alpha-1F-like (The sequence of the model RefSeq protein was modified relative to this genomic sequence to represent the inferred CDS: inserted 2 bases in 2 codons; deleted 4 bases in 4 codons); this encodes VTRRAGGERDSLGGARLESLEEPPKPKVTPIPEGSAFFLLSSTNPLRVRCHALINHHVFTNLILVFIILSSVSLAAEDPDPVRAHSPRNHILGYFDYAFTSIFTVEILLKMTVFGAFLHKGSFCRNWFNLLDLLVVGVSLISFGMHSSAISVVKILRVLRVLRPLRAINRAKGLKHVVQCVFVAIRTIGNIMIVTTLLQFMFACIGVQLFKGKFYSCTDEAKHTPGECKGTFLVYKDGDVSHPSVRERLWLNSDFNFDNVLAGMMALFTVSTFEGWPALLYKAIDANAEDQGPIYNYRVEISIFFIVYIIVIAFFMMNIFVGFVIITFRAQGESEYRNCELDKNQRQCVEYALKAQPLRRYIPKNRTQYRVWAMVNSTAFEYIMFVLILLNTIALAVQHYEQSKPFNYVMDLLNMVFTGLFTVEMVLKIIAFKPRHYFCDAWNTFDALIVVGSVVDIAVTEVNNGGHVGESSEDSSRISITFFRLFRVMRLVKLLSKGEGIRTLLWTFVKSFQALPYVALLIAMIFFIYAVIGMQTFGKVALQDGTQINRNNNFQTFPQAVLLLFRCATGEAWQEIMLASLPGKRCDPESDAEPGEEFTCGSNFAIAYFISFFMLCAFLIINLFVAVIMDNFDYLTRDWSILGPHHLDEFKRVWSEYDPAAKGRIKHLDVVTLLRRIQPPXGFGKLCPHRVACKRLVAMTCPSNSDGTVTFNATLFALVRTSLKIKTEGNLDVANKELRAVVKKIWKRTKPKLLDEVIPPPEEEEVTVGKFYATFLIQDYFRKFRRRKERGMLGPSAAPSNESALQAGLQTLQALGPEMRRALSDLEGDEGGDAPAEEPLTYAAPETLYGSAPNSPLLGDAPPAPSPAPPEGEEPAPPAHGRRRSEGGXQDEEAPPEDAEEPGGDTGGDISHDEDLESARPARPRWAGDRPPGPPRWGMELPRGGSLPLPPRHFALREGQQLKRRRLLPPTPAGRKPSFTIQCLRRQGSCEDEPIPGTYNPSGPPGPARPQGYGSSETWRLGGSSQAWAAPARGHVLYAPLILVEGAAGGGAGGSLPPLNRWFPPAPLRLRPCDPRDALARGSADSLVEAVLISEGLGLFARDPKFVAVAKREIADACDMTMDEMESAAADLLTRRRAPPAPAPAVYSDEEPLRPPPEEELADEMGWAGGV